The following proteins come from a genomic window of Flavobacterium eburneipallidum:
- a CDS encoding RNA polymerase sigma factor, with protein sequence MQEEKEFIQELLNPKTQNQAFQKLLKIYQKPLYNHIRNIVLNHDDADDVLQNTFVKVFQNLIKFKGESKLFSWMYRIATNEALTFLSQKAKLSGVSSETLQNKTIDNLKSDIYFDGNEIQIKLQKAIVQLPEKQQLVFKMKYFEELKYEEISEILGTSVGALKASYHHAVKKIEAFVTAN encoded by the coding sequence TTGCAAGAAGAAAAGGAATTTATTCAAGAATTATTAAATCCGAAAACGCAAAATCAAGCGTTTCAAAAACTCTTGAAAATATATCAAAAACCATTATACAATCATATTCGAAATATTGTTTTGAATCATGACGATGCTGATGATGTTTTGCAAAACACTTTTGTAAAAGTATTTCAAAACCTGATTAAATTTAAAGGCGAAAGCAAACTTTTCTCTTGGATGTATCGCATAGCAACCAATGAAGCATTAACTTTTTTGAGTCAAAAAGCAAAATTAAGTGGTGTTTCATCGGAAACATTACAAAATAAAACCATTGACAATCTCAAATCAGATATTTATTTTGATGGAAATGAAATTCAAATAAAATTGCAAAAAGCCATTGTACAATTGCCTGAAAAACAACAATTGGTTTTCAAAATGAAATATTTTGAAGAATTAAAATACGAAGAAATATCAGAAATACTCGGCACATCAGTAGGTGCTTTGAAAGCATCCTATCATCATGCTGTTAAAAAAATAGAAGCTTTTGTTACGGCAAATTAA
- a CDS encoding sensor of ECF-type sigma factor has translation MKTIKLLPIILLLFSIHSFAQLNDKKDQIEALKVGFITNELSLTTEEATKFWPLYNSFEKKQFELKSDKMRVIKARMNDEALERMSEKEAAALLAQMESNEAELYQIKKKFIANLKAILPATKIIKLKKAEDDFKRKLLQQYRDKGNRK, from the coding sequence ATGAAGACAATTAAATTACTACCTATTATACTATTATTATTTAGCATACACTCTTTTGCACAATTAAATGATAAAAAAGATCAAATAGAAGCGCTTAAAGTTGGTTTTATTACCAATGAATTATCTTTAACAACTGAAGAAGCTACTAAATTTTGGCCTTTGTACAATTCCTTTGAAAAAAAACAATTTGAATTGAAAAGCGACAAAATGAGAGTTATAAAGGCTAGGATGAATGATGAAGCTTTAGAAAGAATGAGTGAAAAAGAAGCTGCTGCACTATTAGCCCAAATGGAAAGTAACGAAGCAGAATTGTATCAAATAAAGAAAAAATTTATTGCTAATTTAAAGGCTATTTTACCAGCCACAAAAATCATTAAGTTAAAAAAAGCTGAAGACGATTTCAAAAGAAAATTATTGCAGCAGTACAGAGATAAAGGAAATAGAAAATAA
- a CDS encoding KUP/HAK/KT family potassium transporter: MSISHKDLHSKLTLGGLLVSLGIIYGDIGTSPLYVMKAIIGLHTINADIVLGGISCVFWTLTLQTTIKYVLITLSADNHGEGGIFALYALVKKTKIKWLIVPAIIGGSALLADGIITPPISVSSAVEGVKTFYPEINTVPIVIGILFILFTIQQFGSKLVGRFFAPIMLLWFGMLGTLGVIQITEHPEVLKAFNPYYAYHLLTIHPEGFYVLGFVFLCTTGAEALYSDMGHCGRKNIRISWIFVKATLILNYFGQGAYLIHHEGETLKSLGGENGNPFYLIMADWFQPIGIVIATLAAVIASQALISGSFTLINEAMRLNFWPKVKIKYPSELKGQLYIPSINWLLFLGCVGIVLHFEKSSNMEHAYGLAIILCMIMTTVLLNYYMIMKRVRLYFMVPLITIYLVIEFGFLIANITKFADGGYVTLIIASMLISVMTIWYFAKKINKSYTKIVKIEEYKKVLLELSDDLSIPKYATHLIYMTNAGKIDEIEEKVMYSILRKRPKRADIYWFVHVNILNVPYKTEYKVTEIIDDTLFRVDFNLGFREPTKISLMFKEVIKDMVRKGEVDVTSRYESLNKNNIIGDFKFVLSEKYLSNDSDLTFFEKVIMNSYFLIKKASLSEESAFGLDSGSVKIEKFPMVLHAPENIGLTRVQ, translated from the coding sequence ATGAGTATATCGCACAAGGACTTGCACAGCAAGTTAACGTTAGGAGGTTTATTAGTTTCATTAGGAATAATTTACGGCGATATTGGAACCTCTCCCTTGTATGTAATGAAAGCTATAATTGGCTTACACACTATTAATGCTGATATCGTTTTAGGAGGAATATCTTGTGTTTTTTGGACACTTACATTACAAACCACCATCAAATATGTACTAATTACTTTAAGTGCAGATAACCACGGCGAAGGAGGAATTTTTGCTTTATATGCTCTGGTCAAGAAAACAAAAATCAAATGGCTGATAGTCCCCGCTATCATTGGAGGAAGTGCCTTGCTTGCGGATGGAATTATTACACCACCTATCTCTGTTTCATCGGCTGTCGAAGGTGTTAAAACCTTTTATCCTGAAATCAACACAGTACCCATCGTAATTGGAATTTTATTTATTCTTTTTACCATTCAGCAATTTGGTTCTAAACTAGTAGGACGCTTTTTTGCACCAATAATGCTACTTTGGTTTGGTATGCTAGGCACTTTAGGTGTAATTCAAATCACAGAACATCCTGAAGTTTTAAAAGCTTTTAATCCCTATTATGCTTATCATTTATTAACCATTCATCCCGAAGGATTTTATGTTTTAGGGTTTGTTTTCCTTTGTACCACTGGAGCCGAAGCCTTATACTCGGACATGGGACATTGTGGACGAAAAAATATCAGAATCAGTTGGATTTTTGTAAAAGCAACTCTTATTTTAAATTACTTCGGACAAGGTGCTTATTTGATTCATCACGAAGGAGAAACACTTAAAAGTTTAGGAGGAGAAAATGGAAATCCGTTCTATTTAATCATGGCCGATTGGTTTCAGCCCATTGGAATTGTAATTGCAACTTTGGCCGCAGTAATTGCTTCTCAAGCTTTAATAAGTGGTTCATTTACATTGATAAATGAAGCCATGAGATTGAACTTTTGGCCAAAAGTAAAAATAAAATACCCATCAGAATTGAAAGGACAATTGTATATTCCTTCGATAAACTGGTTGTTGTTTTTGGGCTGTGTTGGTATTGTTTTACACTTTGAAAAATCTAGTAATATGGAGCATGCTTATGGTTTAGCCATCATTTTGTGCATGATTATGACTACTGTTTTGCTCAATTATTATATGATAATGAAAAGAGTACGATTGTACTTTATGGTGCCATTAATTACTATTTATCTAGTTATCGAATTTGGTTTCTTAATCGCTAATATCACTAAATTTGCAGATGGAGGTTATGTTACTTTAATTATTGCATCAATGCTTATTTCTGTAATGACTATTTGGTATTTTGCTAAAAAAATCAACAAGAGCTATACTAAAATTGTTAAAATTGAAGAATACAAAAAAGTATTGCTAGAATTGAGTGATGACCTGTCCATTCCAAAATATGCTACCCATTTGATTTATATGACCAATGCTGGTAAAATTGATGAAATAGAGGAAAAAGTAATGTATTCTATTTTAAGAAAAAGACCCAAAAGAGCTGACATCTATTGGTTTGTACATGTCAATATTTTAAACGTTCCATATAAAACCGAATACAAAGTAACCGAAATCATTGACGACACCTTGTTTAGAGTTGATTTTAATTTAGGTTTTAGAGAGCCAACAAAAATAAGCCTGATGTTCAAAGAAGTAATTAAGGACATGGTAAGAAAAGGCGAAGTGGATGTTACCAGTCGCTATGAATCATTGAATAAAAACAATATCATTGGCGATTTTAAATTCGTTCTTTCTGAAAAATATTTGTCTAATGATAGTGATTTAACATTCTTTGAAAAAGTAATAATGAATTCGTATTTCTTAATCAAAAAAGCCAGTCTTTCAGAGGAAAGTGCTTTTGGTTTAGACAGCGGTTCTGTTAAAATAGAAAAATTCCCAATGGTACTTCATGCTCCTGAAAATATTGGTTTAACTAGAGTACAATAA
- a CDS encoding GNAT family N-acetyltransferase: MITISDATVLDIGIIQTIAHQTWPVTYGEILSKEQIVYMLDKMYSDSVLKENMTHLEHHFLLLVEDEVCQGFASYEHHYLNRNYTRLHKLYLLPATQGKGLGKLLLEKIIGLAKENKSEGISLNVNRFNKAYTFYQKMGFEIMEEEDLAIGDGYLMEDYKMEKKL; encoded by the coding sequence ATGATAACAATTTCTGACGCTACAGTTCTAGATATAGGAATCATTCAAACAATTGCGCATCAAACTTGGCCTGTTACTTATGGTGAAATTTTGTCGAAAGAACAAATAGTCTATATGCTCGATAAGATGTATTCTGATTCTGTTTTAAAAGAGAATATGACTCATCTTGAACACCACTTTTTACTGCTAGTCGAGGATGAAGTTTGTCAAGGTTTTGCATCTTATGAACATCATTATTTGAATAGGAATTACACCAGACTACATAAATTGTACTTGCTTCCAGCAACACAAGGAAAGGGTTTAGGAAAGTTGCTATTAGAAAAAATCATAGGTTTAGCTAAAGAAAACAAATCCGAAGGAATTTCACTGAATGTTAACCGATTCAATAAAGCGTACACTTTTTATCAAAAAATGGGTTTTGAAATTATGGAAGAAGAAGATTTAGCAATCGGTGATGGCTATTTGATGGAAGATTATAAGATGGAGAAAAAACTATGA